A single region of the Aurantiacibacter sp. MUD11 genome encodes:
- a CDS encoding potassium channel family protein — protein sequence MARSHTRPRSDRKRLAKRRFAPLRRAVKIPVWGDLGIRLGLALFLIFVVVMIHWWDREGLVDNLDGHVSFLDVIYFTMISITTTGFGDIAPISDRARLVEAVIVTPVRFAVLFIFVGTAYNFLIKRSWEKFRMARIQEQLSNHVVVLGFGISGSEAVGELIERGTDPACIVVMDMDEERLEQAEALGCNVIEADATRDENLEAVRIDQAQTVLVSAGRDDSSILIVLTVRHLAPKVPISVVVRAADNELLARQAGADNVINPVRFTGLLLAGSARGAHIADYLGDLASVTGRVKLVEREVLPEEIGKPLSDLATGGRGLRIYRNGTACGFWEHEADCLQAGDIVVEILPTEPENGVGDAEVLASTD from the coding sequence ATGGCGCGATCGCACACTAGGCCCCGTTCGGACCGCAAGCGGCTTGCCAAGCGGCGGTTCGCGCCGCTGCGCCGCGCGGTAAAGATCCCGGTCTGGGGCGACCTCGGCATCCGGCTGGGCCTCGCGCTGTTCCTGATTTTCGTCGTGGTCATGATCCACTGGTGGGACCGCGAAGGACTGGTCGACAATCTCGACGGCCACGTCAGCTTCCTCGACGTGATCTATTTCACCATGATCTCCATCACCACCACCGGCTTTGGCGACATTGCGCCCATCAGCGACCGCGCGCGGCTGGTGGAGGCGGTAATCGTGACGCCGGTCCGTTTCGCCGTGCTGTTCATCTTCGTCGGCACCGCCTACAACTTCCTCATCAAGCGCAGCTGGGAGAAATTCCGCATGGCCCGCATCCAGGAACAGCTTTCCAACCACGTCGTCGTGCTGGGCTTCGGCATCTCCGGCTCGGAGGCCGTGGGCGAACTTATCGAGCGCGGCACCGATCCCGCCTGCATCGTCGTGATGGACATGGACGAGGAACGGCTGGAGCAGGCCGAGGCGCTGGGCTGCAACGTGATCGAGGCCGACGCCACGCGCGACGAGAACCTCGAGGCCGTGCGCATCGACCAGGCGCAGACCGTGCTGGTTTCCGCCGGGCGCGACGACAGCTCGATCCTGATCGTGCTGACCGTGCGCCACTTGGCGCCCAAGGTGCCGATCAGCGTGGTGGTGCGCGCTGCCGACAACGAACTGCTGGCGCGGCAGGCGGGCGCGGACAACGTGATCAACCCGGTGCGTTTCACCGGCCTGCTGCTGGCGGGCAGCGCGCGCGGCGCGCATATCGCCGATTACCTGGGCGACCTCGCCTCTGTCACTGGCCGCGTGAAGCTGGTCGAGCGCGAGGTGCTGCCCGAGGAAATCGGCAAGCCGCTGAGCGACCTCGCCACCGGCGGGCGCGGCCTGCGCATCTATCGCAACGGCACTGCCTGCGGCTTCTGGGAGCACGAGGCCGATTGCCTGCAGGCCGGCGACATCGTCGTCGAAATCCTGCCGACCGAGCCGGAAAACGGTGTCGGCGATGCCGAAGTCCTCGCCTCCACCGACTAG
- a CDS encoding DUF1761 domain-containing protein, with translation MGDINLLAVLLGSVAFFLIGAVWYGPLFGKTWMGLTGVNEETVKQPGRNPTWLIMLLCFLFEMLVVTMLGHSVARSSGQPHIVMMMAVGFAATIMAPAIGINYLYQMKPGKLFAIDAGYFIVGMAAAGGVFILMG, from the coding sequence ATGGGCGATATCAACCTGCTTGCGGTGCTGCTGGGCAGCGTCGCGTTCTTCCTGATCGGTGCTGTCTGGTACGGCCCGCTGTTCGGCAAGACCTGGATGGGACTGACCGGCGTGAACGAGGAAACGGTCAAGCAGCCGGGCCGCAATCCGACCTGGCTGATCATGCTGCTGTGCTTCCTGTTCGAGATGCTGGTGGTGACCATGCTGGGTCACAGCGTCGCGCGGTCCAGCGGGCAGCCGCATATCGTGATGATGATGGCAGTCGGCTTCGCCGCGACCATCATGGCCCCGGCCATTGGCATCAATTACCTGTACCAGATGAAGCCGGGCAAGCTGTTCGCCATCGATGCCGGCTACTTCATCGTCGGCATGGCCGCGGCGGGCGGCGTGTTCATCCTGATGGGATAG